From Sparus aurata chromosome 9, fSpaAur1.1, whole genome shotgun sequence, a single genomic window includes:
- the mstnb gene encoding growth/differentiation factor 8, with translation MHPSQIVLYLSLLIVLGPVVLSEQETQQQQQQQQQQQQPSATSPEDTELCATCEVRQQIKTMRLNAIKSQILSKLRMKEAPNISRDIVKQLLPKAPPLQQLLDQYDVLGDDNRDVVMEEDDEHAITETIMMMATEPEPVVQVDGEPRCCFFSFTQKIQANRIVRAQLWVHLRASDEATTVFLQISRLMPVTDGNGHIHIRSLKIDVNAGVGSWQSIDVKQVLSVWLRQPETNWGIQINAFDSRGNDLAVTSAEPGEDGLQPFMEVKISEGPKRVRRDSGLDCDENSPESRCCRYPLTVDFEDFGWDWIIAPKRYKANYCSGECEYMHLQKYPHTHLVNKANPRGSAGPCCTPTKMSPINMLYFNRKEQIIYGKIPSMVVDRCGCS, from the exons ATGCATCCGTCTCAGATTGTGCTCTATCTTAGCTTGCTGATTGTTTTGGGTCCAGTAGTTTTGAGCGAACAAGAGacgcagcagcaacaacaacagcagcagcagcagcagcagccctccGCCACCAGCCCAGAAGACACGGAGCTGTGCGCAACCTGCGAGGTCCGGCAGCAGATCAAAACCATGCGATTAAACGCCATAAAGTCTCAGATTCTGAGCAAACTGCGAATGAAAGAGGCTCCAAATATCAGCCGGGACATCGTGAAGCAGCTCCTGCCCAAAGCGCCGCCGCTGCAGCAGCTTCTCGACCAGTACGACGTGCTGGGAGACGACAACAGGGATGTGGTTATGGAGGAGGACGATGAGCACGCCATCACGGAGACGATTATGATGATGGCCACTGAac CTGAGCCCGTCGTCCAGGTGGATGGGGAGCCGAGGTGCTGCTTTTTCTCCTTCACTCAAAAGATTCAAGCCAATCGAATCGTACGAGCGCAGCTCTGGGTACATCTGCGCGCGTCGGACGAGGCGACCACGGTGTTCCTACAGATCTCCCGCCTGATGCCGGTCACGGACGGGAACGGGCACATACACATCCGCTCCCTGAAGATCGACGTGAACGCCGGGGTCGGCTCGTGGCAAAGTATAGACGTCAAACAAGTGTTGAGCGTGTGGCTGCGGCAGCCGGAGACCAACTGGGGCATCCAGATTAACGCCTTCGATTCGAGGGGGAATGACTTGGCCGTGACCTCCGCGGAGCCTGGAGAGGACGGATTG CAACCGTTCATGGAGGTGAAGATTTCGGAGGGGCCCAAGCGTGTCCGGAGAGACTCGGGCCTGGACTGTGACGAGAACTCTCCAGAGTCCCGGTGCTGCCGCTACCCGCTCACGGTGGACTTCGAAGACTTTGGCTGGGACTGGATTATTGCCCCAAAGCGCTACAAGGCCAACTATTGCTCCGGGGAGTGTGAGTACATGCACTTGCAGAAGTACCCGCACACCCACCTGGTGAACAAAGCCAACCCCAGAGGGTCCGCGGGCCCCTGCTGTACCCCCACCAAGATGTCGCCCATCAACATGCTCTACTTTAACCGAAAGGAGCAGATCATCTACGGCAAGATCCCCTCCATGGTGGTAGACCGTTGTGGATGCTCTTGA